In Woeseia oceani, one DNA window encodes the following:
- a CDS encoding c-type cytochrome has translation MSTRNCLRLACLLPVLAFADNESPQLGEELSAAEADAVSFTVMPDGAGLPAGAGTVATGEKIYLQQCVACHGVNGEGGPNDRLAGGHGSLQSNLPVKTIGSYWPFATTLFDYVRRAMPYTAPGSLDDDEVYAVTAYLLHLNGVIDGNAVMNAQSLPLVKMPNRDNFDWAWQP, from the coding sequence ATGTCTACGCGTAACTGTTTGCGGCTTGCATGCCTGTTGCCGGTACTCGCATTTGCCGACAACGAATCGCCGCAGCTGGGCGAGGAATTGTCCGCCGCAGAGGCCGACGCAGTGAGTTTCACTGTTATGCCGGACGGTGCCGGGTTGCCGGCAGGTGCCGGGACCGTGGCCACGGGCGAAAAAATTTACCTGCAGCAGTGCGTCGCGTGCCACGGTGTCAACGGTGAGGGCGGTCCGAATGACCGTCTGGCCGGTGGCCATGGCAGCCTGCAATCGAACCTCCCGGTCAAGACCATCGGTAGCTATTGGCCCTTTGCCACAACACTGTTCGATTACGTTCGGCGGGCCATGCCGTATACCGCGCCAGGCAGTCTGGACGACGATGAAGTGTACGCAGTGACCGCCTACCTGCTGCACCTGAACGGGGTCATCGACGGCAACGCGGTTATGAACGCGCAGAGCCTGCCGCTCGTCAAGATGCCGAACAGGGACAATTTTGACTGGGCCTGGCAACCCTGA
- a CDS encoding hotdog fold domain-containing protein — translation MSRALSTWRKLSGTTVGRWLFTRAVCFKAPYFASISPMFLELETGRAVVRLRNRRKVQNHLGTVHAIAMANLAELAAGTMMEASIPADQRWIPRGMTIEYLARAASDLTAIATLPAVVYGPAQDVDVSISVRDDQDQEVSRAVVPMYVSPRSAGRR, via the coding sequence GTGTCACGGGCACTGAGCACGTGGCGAAAGCTCTCCGGCACAACTGTCGGTCGCTGGTTGTTCACCCGTGCCGTGTGTTTCAAGGCCCCGTACTTTGCGTCGATATCCCCGATGTTTCTTGAGTTGGAGACCGGTCGGGCAGTAGTGCGGCTCAGGAACCGCCGGAAAGTTCAGAACCATCTGGGTACGGTCCACGCTATTGCGATGGCGAACCTTGCGGAACTGGCAGCGGGTACGATGATGGAGGCGAGCATTCCCGCCGACCAGCGCTGGATACCGCGAGGAATGACAATTGAATACCTCGCGCGCGCCGCAAGCGACCTCACTGCAATCGCCACTTTGCCTGCCGTAGTTTATGGGCCGGCTCAGGATGTCGATGTCAGTATTTCCGTCCGCGATGATCAGGACCAAGAAGTCTCTCGGGCGGTCGTGCCCATGTACGTGTCGCCGCGTTCAGCCGGCCGCAGGTAG
- a CDS encoding N-acyl-D-amino-acid deacylase family protein produces MQILSWRIVVTALAALFMLGACSKEQAPAADTVAYDLIIRNGMIYDGSGAAPYRGDVAINGDRIAALGDLGVATGVEEVDAAGMAVAPGFINMLSWATESLLEDGRALSDIHQGVTLEIMGEGGSMGPLNSRMKAELQERQGDIRYDVNWTTLGEYLEHLENRGVSVNVASYIGAGTVRVHEVGYDDRRATAEELARMQELVRAAMREGAIGVGSSLIYAPDNFADTNELVALASAAAEYDGSYISHIRSEGNRLEEAVQELIKISSLSGAPAEIYHLKASGKNNWFKLENVFNMIEAARAAGLRISANMYTYNAGATGLDATMPLWVQAGGHDAWVERLKDPQIRERVIAEMHDDSDDWENFYVQAGPENIRLLGFRNETLRPLIGKTLQEVADERQQDPAATAIDLVIEDDSRVDAAFTLMSEFNVSRKAAKPWVSFGSDAGALAAEGVFLNSSPHPRAYGTFARVISRFVREESLMPIEEAVRRMTSLPAFNTNIRGRGRLKADYYADVVIFDPAEFTDHATFEEPHQYATGVEHVFVNGVQVLKDGEHTGATPGRVVRGPGWVGWPDNQPIN; encoded by the coding sequence ATGCAGATTTTATCCTGGCGAATCGTGGTCACAGCGCTCGCAGCGCTTTTCATGCTCGGCGCCTGCTCAAAAGAACAGGCACCTGCTGCCGATACCGTTGCTTATGACCTGATCATCCGCAACGGCATGATCTACGACGGCAGCGGCGCCGCTCCCTACCGCGGCGACGTTGCCATCAATGGCGACCGTATCGCGGCCCTGGGCGACCTCGGCGTCGCTACAGGTGTCGAGGAAGTTGATGCAGCCGGTATGGCTGTCGCACCGGGCTTCATCAACATGCTCTCCTGGGCAACGGAATCACTGCTCGAAGACGGTCGCGCCCTCAGCGACATTCATCAGGGCGTAACCCTCGAGATCATGGGTGAAGGCGGGTCAATGGGCCCGCTCAATTCGCGCATGAAAGCCGAACTGCAGGAACGCCAGGGCGACATCCGTTATGACGTGAACTGGACCACGCTCGGCGAATACCTGGAGCACCTGGAAAACCGCGGTGTTTCAGTGAACGTCGCGTCCTACATCGGCGCCGGCACAGTACGCGTTCACGAGGTTGGCTACGATGACCGCCGTGCGACGGCCGAAGAACTTGCGCGCATGCAGGAACTGGTTCGGGCAGCCATGCGGGAAGGCGCTATCGGGGTTGGCTCGTCACTAATTTATGCACCGGACAATTTCGCAGATACCAATGAACTGGTGGCGCTGGCCTCTGCCGCGGCTGAATACGACGGTAGCTATATCTCGCATATCCGCAGTGAAGGTAATCGGCTCGAAGAAGCGGTGCAGGAGTTGATCAAGATATCGAGCCTGAGCGGCGCACCGGCCGAGATCTATCATCTCAAGGCCTCCGGCAAGAACAATTGGTTCAAGCTCGAGAATGTCTTCAATATGATTGAAGCTGCTCGTGCTGCCGGCCTGCGAATTTCAGCCAACATGTACACCTACAACGCCGGAGCAACCGGACTCGATGCAACCATGCCGTTATGGGTTCAAGCCGGTGGTCATGACGCATGGGTCGAACGCCTCAAGGACCCGCAGATTCGCGAACGCGTCATCGCCGAGATGCACGACGACAGCGACGACTGGGAAAACTTTTACGTGCAGGCCGGGCCCGAAAATATTCGACTGCTCGGGTTTCGCAATGAAACACTGCGACCGTTAATCGGCAAGACCTTGCAGGAAGTGGCCGACGAGCGGCAACAGGACCCAGCGGCAACCGCCATTGACCTTGTCATTGAGGATGACAGCCGCGTAGACGCTGCGTTCACCTTGATGTCCGAGTTCAACGTCAGCAGAAAAGCAGCCAAACCGTGGGTAAGTTTTGGCTCGGATGCCGGCGCATTGGCGGCCGAAGGTGTCTTTCTGAATTCGAGCCCTCATCCACGCGCCTATGGCACTTTTGCGCGGGTCATCAGCCGGTTCGTCAGGGAAGAAAGCCTGATGCCAATAGAAGAAGCCGTACGCCGCATGACCTCGCTACCCGCTTTCAACACCAACATCCGCGGTCGCGGCCGCCTGAAAGCCGACTACTATGCCGACGTTGTGATTTTCGATCCCGCCGAATTCACGGACCACGCCACCTTCGAAGAGCCCCACCAGTACGCGACGGGCGTCGAGCACGTGTTTGTAAACGGTGTGCAGGTACTGAAAGACGGCGAGCACACCGGGGCAACGCCCGGACGGGTAGTACGTGGCCCTGGCTGGGTCGGCTGGCCTGACAATCAACCGATCAACTGA
- a CDS encoding dipeptidase, with translation MTFRMMLLSATALSMTACGPDSATPPAAESAPAAQVASETTEAAANRIAQDNLIIDTHIDVPYRLEEEPADVSQATETGDFDYPRAVAGGLNVPFMSIYTPARLEAEGRSKEVAEGLIDLVESLVKQSPDKFAIARSPDDVEAQFAQGLISLPLGMENGSPIEGDLGNVQYFYDRGIRYITLAHGLSNHISDSSYDDNKQWGGLSPFGEEVVREMNRLGIMVDISHVSDEAFWDVMEITSVPVIASHSSARHFTPGWERNMSDEMIVRLGENNGLIMINFGSAFISQAARDYGDKRGAAYREWLEARGGEASDEEREAFRAEFVAEHGPYPFATLDQTLDHFDHVVKLTGGTDNVGIGSDYDGVGDSLPIGLKDVSSYPNLVAGLLARGYSEEDVVKILGGNLMRVWREIEAGAGR, from the coding sequence ATGACCTTTCGCATGATGCTCTTGAGCGCTACCGCCTTGTCAATGACAGCCTGCGGACCCGACAGCGCCACTCCACCCGCCGCCGAATCCGCGCCCGCAGCACAGGTCGCGAGCGAAACGACCGAAGCTGCAGCCAATCGTATTGCCCAGGACAATCTGATCATCGATACGCACATCGACGTGCCCTACCGGCTGGAAGAAGAGCCCGCGGATGTCAGCCAGGCGACCGAAACAGGGGATTTCGATTACCCACGAGCCGTGGCTGGAGGCCTGAACGTCCCCTTCATGTCGATTTACACCCCCGCCCGACTCGAGGCCGAAGGGCGTTCGAAAGAAGTCGCTGAAGGCCTGATTGATCTGGTCGAAAGCCTGGTCAAGCAGTCGCCGGACAAATTCGCGATTGCGCGATCTCCCGATGACGTTGAAGCGCAATTTGCCCAAGGACTGATCTCCTTGCCGCTAGGCATGGAAAACGGCTCACCCATCGAAGGCGATCTCGGCAATGTGCAGTATTTTTACGACCGCGGTATTCGCTACATCACCCTCGCTCACGGCTTGTCGAACCACATCTCGGATTCATCTTACGACGACAACAAACAATGGGGTGGCCTGAGTCCGTTCGGCGAAGAAGTCGTACGTGAAATGAATCGCCTGGGAATCATGGTCGACATCAGTCACGTATCCGACGAGGCATTTTGGGACGTCATGGAAATAACCAGCGTGCCGGTCATTGCTTCGCATTCATCGGCAAGGCATTTCACGCCGGGTTGGGAACGCAATATGTCCGACGAAATGATCGTGCGCCTCGGCGAAAACAACGGCCTTATCATGATCAATTTCGGCTCGGCGTTCATAAGCCAGGCCGCACGTGACTATGGCGACAAACGCGGTGCAGCTTATCGCGAATGGCTTGAAGCACGCGGTGGCGAAGCGTCGGATGAAGAGCGGGAAGCATTCCGCGCCGAGTTCGTTGCCGAGCACGGACCCTACCCGTTCGCCACACTGGATCAGACGCTGGACCACTTCGACCACGTTGTGAAGCTGACTGGCGGTACGGACAATGTCGGTATCGGCTCGGACTACGACGGCGTTGGGGACAGCTTGCCCATTGGACTCAAGGATGTGTCCAGTTACCCGAACCTGGTCGCCGGCCTGTTGGCCAGAGGCTATAGCGAAGAGGACGTGGTAAAGATACTCGGTGGAAACCTGATGCGAGTCTGGCGTGAAATTGAAGCTGGCGCTGGCAGGTAG
- a CDS encoding helix-turn-helix domain-containing protein, producing MNNTDILAELGRRLRQRRLNVNLTQEALAAHAGVSLNTLRNAELGRNSSLDTLINLLRSLNALGQLQQLLPDEGPSPVELARRDGRTRQRASTQAATQADEEEWQW from the coding sequence ATGAACAACACGGACATTCTTGCCGAACTGGGGCGTCGGCTGCGGCAGCGTCGGCTGAATGTCAACCTGACCCAGGAAGCCCTGGCGGCGCACGCCGGTGTTTCATTGAACACGTTGCGCAATGCCGAACTCGGACGCAACAGTTCCCTGGATACGTTGATCAACCTGTTGCGTTCTCTGAATGCCCTTGGGCAGTTGCAGCAATTGTTGCCGGATGAGGGACCAAGCCCGGTAGAACTGGCACGACGTGACGGGCGAACCCGGCAACGCGCTTCAACTCAGGCAGCAACGCAGGCTGACGAGGAAGAGTGGCAATGGTAA
- a CDS encoding type II toxin-antitoxin system HipA family toxin translates to MVTVDVAEVRLWGRAIGAVYWDDEAGLAAFEYTPAFQKSGIELSPLMMPLGSRVYRFPELARSSFKGLPGLLADSLPDDFGNAIIDQWLVREGRDKASFNPVERLCYIGRRGMGALEFRPATRTTPKGSVPLEVEHLVELAQHILDLRDGLRIRLKGGAADYTEALDDILRVGTSAGGARAKAVIAWNPASGEIRSGQLNAPEGFEYWILKFDGVENRERGVRDPQGYGRIEYAYYLMAVAAGITMSECRLLEENGRSHFMTRRFDRNTAGEKVHMQSLYALAHLDNQLPGAHSYEQAFQVMQTLRMAAPDISEQFRRMVFNVVARNQDDHTKNIAYLMDKKGRWRLSPAFDMIYAWNPEGAWTRAHQMSVNGQRDRITLADISAVAEKYSVRNSQQIVEQVLTACADWPTYAADAGVDSPASKRIGASFRTF, encoded by the coding sequence ATGGTAACGGTCGACGTTGCCGAAGTGCGTCTGTGGGGCCGGGCGATTGGTGCGGTGTATTGGGATGACGAGGCCGGGCTTGCCGCTTTCGAATACACGCCGGCATTCCAAAAGAGCGGCATCGAGTTGTCACCGCTGATGATGCCATTAGGATCACGTGTCTACCGTTTTCCAGAGCTCGCCAGGAGTTCTTTCAAGGGACTTCCCGGCCTGCTCGCTGATTCTCTGCCGGATGATTTTGGCAATGCAATTATCGATCAATGGCTGGTGCGCGAAGGTCGCGACAAGGCGAGCTTCAACCCGGTCGAACGGCTTTGCTATATCGGCAGGCGTGGTATGGGCGCGCTCGAATTTCGCCCGGCAACACGCACGACACCGAAGGGCTCGGTCCCCTTGGAGGTTGAGCACCTGGTTGAGCTGGCGCAGCACATTCTTGATCTCCGTGACGGCCTGCGCATCAGACTGAAAGGCGGTGCTGCCGACTACACGGAAGCGCTGGACGACATTCTGCGCGTAGGTACGTCTGCTGGCGGCGCTCGTGCCAAAGCAGTAATTGCGTGGAATCCGGCGAGCGGGGAAATTCGTTCCGGCCAGCTGAACGCGCCGGAAGGTTTCGAATACTGGATTCTCAAGTTTGATGGTGTTGAGAATCGCGAGCGCGGTGTCCGCGATCCGCAGGGCTATGGCCGTATCGAATATGCGTACTATCTGATGGCTGTTGCGGCCGGGATCACGATGAGCGAATGCCGGCTCCTCGAAGAAAACGGCCGCAGTCATTTCATGACGCGGCGGTTCGACCGCAACACCGCTGGCGAAAAGGTCCATATGCAATCGCTCTACGCGCTGGCGCACCTGGACAATCAACTGCCCGGGGCGCACAGCTATGAGCAGGCATTTCAGGTAATGCAGACGCTCAGGATGGCAGCACCAGACATTAGTGAGCAGTTTCGCCGCATGGTGTTCAACGTGGTGGCGCGCAATCAGGACGATCACACCAAAAACATTGCCTACCTGATGGACAAAAAGGGTCGTTGGCGCTTGTCTCCGGCATTCGACATGATCTACGCGTGGAATCCGGAGGGTGCCTGGACCCGCGCTCACCAGATGAGCGTTAATGGCCAGCGCGACCGGATTACTCTCGCTGACATAAGCGCAGTCGCGGAGAAATATTCGGTACGTAATTCGCAGCAAATAGTCGAACAGGTACTAACGGCGTGTGCCGACTGGCCGACCTACGCAGCAGATGCCGGCGTCGATAGTCCTGCCAGTAAACGGATTGGCGCCAGTTTCCGCACATTCTGA
- a CDS encoding response regulator transcription factor — translation MKSLLLIDDDERHSKLLRDYLQRFDIELDCAYDADEGLKLLQSRDYDLLLLDVMLPGRDGFDICREVRKSDSIPIIMLTARGDVIDRVSGLELGADDYIAKPFEPRELVARIQSILRRATANTGGQQQLVFDGITIDQEARTVRVDGDEVELTSMEYELLVLLASNAGKKISRDEILSNLRGIDAAILTRSVDIMISRLRSKLRDPGKPARFIQTIWGRGYLFVGRVAKNA, via the coding sequence ATGAAAAGCCTGCTGCTCATAGACGACGACGAACGGCATTCAAAGTTGCTACGCGACTATCTGCAGCGCTTTGATATTGAACTGGATTGTGCCTACGATGCTGACGAAGGCTTGAAACTCCTGCAATCCAGAGATTACGACCTGCTGTTGCTGGACGTGATGCTGCCTGGGCGCGATGGTTTCGATATTTGCCGGGAGGTCCGCAAGAGTGACTCCATCCCCATCATTATGCTGACTGCTCGAGGCGATGTTATCGACAGGGTTTCAGGCCTGGAGCTCGGTGCGGATGACTATATAGCCAAGCCGTTTGAACCACGCGAGCTGGTTGCGAGAATCCAGAGCATCTTGCGACGAGCCACCGCGAACACCGGCGGCCAACAGCAATTGGTGTTCGACGGAATAACCATCGATCAGGAAGCCAGAACAGTTCGTGTTGATGGTGATGAGGTCGAGTTGACGTCCATGGAATACGAGTTGCTGGTCTTGTTGGCCAGCAATGCGGGCAAGAAGATATCGCGCGATGAAATACTCTCCAACTTGCGTGGGATCGACGCCGCGATTCTGACCCGCTCGGTCGATATCATGATCAGTAGACTGCGCAGCAAGTTGCGTGATCCCGGCAAACCTGCGCGTTTTATTCAGACTATCTGGGGGCGCGGCTACCTGTTCGTCGGCAGAGTGGCGAAGAATGCTTAG
- a CDS encoding HAMP domain-containing sensor histidine kinase, giving the protein MLRRLARSLSFRLLGIFFVLAASFVFFAVLAVGWVYDTDEVRELVGGHLSLHIDYVLDDIGDPPRIERAISITRKVPVDIRITGPEIDWASDPAFPKESELTFDRGAVLSDPANRLLGQLRDAEFAELDGHRFLRIRRGENAVIVSSPRIADEVQTRSLMPIIVGVGVSLVVLAYFAVRWLFRPISTIRRGAARIGQGRFDERIENVRKDQLGDLAEDINNMAADVRGMLDAKRQLLLGISHELRTPLSRMRLAVELLADQEGGATDADGMRADIVEMEKIIVTLLEAEHLNSRHAALHLEECDINVVIQQLLDDFFTRDKGRIRVSYSGMSRPVRIDEARVVLLLKNLLSNALRYSDESAGAIEVSVEVRSDSVVIRVQDRGPGIPEEQRDFIGEPFFRGDPSRTRHTGGSGLGLYLATLVARAHGGRLTLDREYVAGAAFVVTLPG; this is encoded by the coding sequence ATGCTTAGACGCCTGGCGCGTTCTTTGTCGTTCCGGTTGTTGGGGATCTTCTTTGTTCTGGCTGCCTCTTTTGTGTTCTTCGCCGTGCTTGCAGTTGGTTGGGTTTACGATACGGACGAAGTTCGCGAGCTCGTTGGCGGCCACTTGTCGCTGCACATCGATTACGTTCTTGATGACATCGGTGATCCTCCGCGAATCGAACGCGCGATCAGCATCACCCGCAAGGTGCCTGTCGACATACGCATTACCGGGCCGGAAATCGACTGGGCATCAGACCCCGCCTTTCCCAAAGAGTCGGAATTAACCTTCGACCGTGGTGCCGTTCTGAGTGACCCGGCGAATCGTTTGCTGGGACAACTGCGGGATGCAGAGTTCGCGGAGTTGGATGGGCACCGCTTCCTGCGCATTCGACGCGGTGAAAATGCCGTGATTGTTTCGTCACCGCGTATAGCGGACGAGGTCCAGACCCGCAGCCTGATGCCGATAATTGTTGGCGTTGGCGTGTCCTTGGTTGTGCTCGCCTATTTTGCCGTTCGCTGGTTGTTTCGCCCGATCAGTACTATTCGGCGCGGTGCAGCACGTATTGGCCAGGGCCGGTTTGACGAACGGATTGAGAACGTGCGGAAGGATCAGCTCGGTGATCTGGCTGAAGATATCAATAACATGGCGGCCGACGTCCGCGGCATGCTTGATGCGAAACGGCAGCTCTTGCTGGGTATCAGTCACGAACTGCGAACGCCACTATCGCGAATGCGCCTTGCTGTTGAGTTGCTCGCCGATCAGGAGGGCGGGGCAACCGATGCGGACGGCATGCGTGCCGATATAGTCGAAATGGAGAAGATCATTGTCACTCTCCTGGAGGCAGAGCACCTGAACAGCCGGCATGCGGCATTGCATCTTGAAGAATGCGATATCAACGTTGTGATTCAACAATTGCTCGATGACTTTTTCACCCGCGATAAAGGCCGTATCAGAGTTTCCTACTCGGGTATGTCCCGCCCCGTGCGCATAGACGAAGCGCGCGTCGTGTTGCTGTTGAAGAACCTGCTAAGCAATGCGTTGCGGTATTCCGACGAAAGCGCCGGTGCAATCGAGGTTTCGGTGGAGGTTCGTAGTGATTCAGTGGTAATTCGTGTTCAGGACCGGGGTCCGGGAATACCCGAAGAACAGCGGGACTTTATTGGCGAGCCTTTCTTTCGCGGCGATCCGTCGCGAACCCGGCATACGGGTGGCAGTGGTCTCGGTTTGTACCTTGCGACATTGGTCGCGCGTGCGCACGGCGGTCGGCTCACGCTTGACCGGGAGTACGTGGCAGGAGCAGCCTTTGTAGTCACACTGCCGGGCTGA
- a CDS encoding pyridoxal phosphate-dependent decarboxylase family protein, which yields MNAESGQNPYTAVETSLDPADWEDFRALAHNAVDDLTDYLQNVATRPVWQPLPAASSAHFKEPVPRAGHGAAGVYEQIREHILPYPTGNIHPRFWSWVGGTGTANQLIADMVISTMNSCSLGFDEAASSHVELQVINWLKELLDYPTTASGLLVSGGSMANLVGLAVARNARANYDVRTAGIDIQEHPRLIYYASSEAHSSIAKAIELLGLGKESLRTLPVLDDYTIDLNALERAIHDDQAAGHRPACIIGNAGTVNTGATDPLPELADIAEQENLWLHVDGAFGAFIRMSPAYASMAEGLERADSVAFDLHKWLYVQYNCGGVLIRDEKLHRNTFSSLPTYLRKLDRGLAAGPLNFSEFGVQLSRSFVALRAWMALKSEGADRYAQQISQNVLQARYLEALINRHSELQLLAPTAMNIVNFRYFDATYDNDKLNALNQEILMRLHEDGIAAPSSTVLRERFSLRVAICNHRSTRADFEALVNAVLQFGRERRRCT from the coding sequence ATGAACGCAGAATCTGGCCAGAACCCGTACACCGCCGTGGAAACCTCACTCGATCCCGCTGACTGGGAAGACTTCCGTGCGTTGGCGCACAACGCTGTAGACGACCTTACTGACTACCTGCAGAACGTCGCCACGCGTCCTGTCTGGCAGCCTTTGCCAGCTGCCAGCAGCGCACACTTCAAAGAACCCGTGCCGCGCGCGGGCCACGGTGCGGCCGGCGTGTACGAACAGATACGTGAGCACATCCTGCCGTACCCAACCGGCAACATTCACCCCCGCTTCTGGAGCTGGGTGGGGGGCACCGGCACAGCCAATCAATTGATAGCCGACATGGTCATCTCAACGATGAACTCCTGCTCGCTCGGCTTTGACGAGGCCGCGTCGTCTCACGTTGAATTGCAGGTCATCAACTGGCTCAAGGAATTGCTCGACTACCCTACAACCGCGAGCGGCTTGCTGGTCAGCGGCGGCTCCATGGCGAACCTTGTCGGACTGGCCGTGGCCCGCAATGCGAGAGCAAACTACGACGTTCGCACTGCAGGTATCGATATTCAGGAACACCCGCGGTTAATTTACTACGCTTCAAGCGAGGCACACTCGAGCATTGCGAAGGCCATCGAGTTACTGGGACTTGGTAAGGAATCCTTGCGAACCCTGCCGGTTCTCGACGACTACACTATCGATCTCAACGCACTCGAACGCGCCATTCACGACGACCAGGCGGCCGGACACCGGCCCGCCTGCATCATCGGCAATGCTGGCACAGTCAATACCGGCGCCACCGATCCACTGCCGGAACTCGCGGATATCGCGGAGCAAGAAAACCTCTGGCTGCATGTCGATGGCGCATTCGGTGCGTTCATTCGGATGAGCCCCGCCTATGCGTCCATGGCCGAAGGACTCGAGCGCGCCGACTCTGTCGCATTCGATCTGCACAAATGGCTGTACGTGCAGTACAACTGTGGCGGTGTGCTGATACGGGATGAGAAATTGCACCGCAACACCTTTTCCTCCCTGCCAACTTACCTCCGGAAACTGGATCGCGGCCTTGCCGCCGGCCCGCTGAATTTCTCAGAATTTGGTGTGCAGTTGTCGCGTTCATTCGTTGCCCTTCGCGCCTGGATGGCGTTGAAAAGTGAGGGCGCCGACCGTTACGCACAGCAAATTTCGCAGAACGTGCTACAGGCGCGCTACCTGGAGGCGCTGATCAACCGCCATAGCGAGTTGCAGTTGCTCGCACCTACCGCGATGAACATCGTCAATTTTCGCTATTTCGACGCAACGTATGACAACGACAAACTGAATGCTTTGAACCAGGAGATTTTAATGCGGCTGCATGAAGATGGCATTGCGGCGCCATCATCGACCGTTCTGCGGGAACGCTTTTCATTGCGGGTCGCGATTTGCAATCACCGCAGCACACGCGCGGATTTCGAGGCACTGGTAAACGCAGTCCTGCAATTCGGCCGCGAACGGCGGCGCTGCACTTGA
- a CDS encoding SPFH domain-containing protein translates to MNREIVRQARSGYVMLVVLALAQIATFYGLFSAVTAQSLVACLFAALSILVVLVCWVGFFMVHPNEAKVLQLFGKYSGTVRDSGLRWANPFYAKSRVSTRVRNFESGKLKVNDSQGSPIEIAAVVVWKVVDTAEAMFEVDDYEEFVHIQSESALRDLSTSYPYEPHEGEGLALRSDPQEVANALRGEIQSRLEQAGVAVIEARISHLAYAPEIAHAMLRRQQASAIIAARTQIVAGAVGMVDMALEQLDAKQIVNLDDERKAAMVSNLLVVLCSEENAQPVLNTGSLYT, encoded by the coding sequence ATGAATCGTGAAATCGTTCGTCAGGCCCGCTCCGGTTATGTGATGCTGGTGGTGCTCGCACTGGCACAAATCGCCACGTTCTACGGCTTGTTCTCGGCCGTCACGGCGCAGTCGCTGGTCGCTTGCCTGTTCGCGGCCTTGTCCATTCTGGTCGTGCTCGTGTGCTGGGTGGGCTTTTTCATGGTGCATCCGAACGAGGCCAAGGTTCTGCAGTTATTCGGTAAGTACTCCGGAACCGTACGCGACTCAGGTCTCCGCTGGGCAAACCCGTTCTACGCCAAAAGCCGCGTGTCGACGCGCGTACGCAATTTCGAAAGCGGCAAACTGAAGGTCAACGATTCGCAGGGTAGCCCGATCGAAATTGCGGCGGTGGTCGTCTGGAAAGTGGTCGACACCGCCGAGGCGATGTTTGAAGTGGATGACTACGAAGAGTTTGTTCACATCCAAAGCGAATCGGCGCTTCGTGACCTGTCAACCTCCTACCCCTACGAACCGCACGAGGGCGAGGGCCTGGCACTACGCAGCGACCCACAGGAAGTCGCAAATGCACTGCGCGGTGAAATTCAGAGCCGCCTCGAACAAGCCGGTGTTGCAGTGATTGAGGCTCGTATCAGCCATTTGGCGTACGCCCCGGAAATTGCTCACGCGATGCTGCGACGGCAGCAGGCGTCGGCCATCATTGCTGCCAGAACACAAATAGTCGCGGGTGCGGTAGGGATGGTCGACATGGCTCTTGAGCAACTGGACGCCAAGCAGATCGTTAATCTCGATGACGAGCGCAAGGCGGCCATGGTCAGCAATCTGCTGGTCGTGCTGTGCAGTGAAGAGAATGCCCAGC